One window of the Methanomassiliicoccaceae archaeon DOK genome contains the following:
- the cobI gene encoding precorrin-2 C(20)-methyltransferase, producing MAGKLYGIGVGPGDTGLMTLRAKEVLEGCGVIAYPVKRPGEGSVALDIIKPVVDISEKSIEEFLFSMDPDDSVRERCRAEALDKMCMLLDNGEDIAMVTLGDVGVYSTYMYIDRDIRARGYETEVIPGIPSFCHGAALAGIPLMIGNEGLAIVPVAKENSRLLEDALDNFDNIVVMKAFKSIGMILDMMESKGIPADRATVVSNVGMEGEYVGPMVRDRDYGYFTTVIIKKKG from the coding sequence ATGGCTGGCAAGCTGTACGGCATTGGCGTCGGACCCGGTGACACCGGGCTCATGACGCTCAGGGCGAAAGAGGTCCTTGAGGGATGCGGCGTGATCGCATACCCGGTGAAGAGGCCCGGAGAGGGCAGTGTCGCCCTCGACATAATCAAACCGGTGGTTGACATCTCCGAGAAGAGTATCGAGGAGTTCCTCTTCAGCATGGACCCTGACGACTCCGTCAGGGAGAGGTGCCGCGCGGAGGCGCTGGACAAGATGTGCATGCTCTTGGACAACGGGGAGGATATCGCCATGGTGACCCTGGGCGACGTGGGTGTCTACAGCACCTACATGTACATAGACAGGGACATAAGGGCCAGAGGATACGAGACGGAGGTCATCCCCGGCATCCCGTCGTTCTGCCACGGCGCCGCATTGGCCGGCATCCCGCTCATGATTGGCAACGAGGGGCTTGCGATCGTCCCCGTGGCCAAGGAGAACTCCAGGCTCCTGGAAGACGCCCTGGACAATTTTGACAACATCGTCGTCATGAAGGCGTTCAAGTCGATCGGCATGATCCTGGACATGATGGAGTCCAAGGGGATCCCGGCGGACAGGGCCACGGTCGTCAGCAACGTCGGCATGGAGGGCGAGTATGTCGGCCCGATGGTCCGCGACAGGGACTACGGCTACTTCACCACGGTCATTATCAAGAAGAAGGGGTGA
- a CDS encoding pirin family protein has protein sequence MALFSRKPTGPVKVTRIGMHWDTEDPFIFASHHEDDYPAGNRQQAPPLQEIGGRDLGRDYEKRLGYRMYHGKVVPGFPMHAHWGYETITLAEVGYVDHFDNMGIEGRFGFGDVQWVCASSRYSHCEMYPLADQENRNPNDITQIMLNLPNEMKNGENSVRTVWASDVKKASGDGWTAKVICGSFGGVSATSPGSLSWSHGDNGVRIIRFSMDPGSELVIDPSLDSTARNLYFVSGKDAVIMGVPVEAGNRVKILENTDVTVMNGDEPSVLWLLEGRPIGQKMASFGPVYLPTLKDVRAGLDEIRLNEYHEWPWGVIDRAQPVGTGRFIRYPEGTESRPPE, from the coding sequence ATGGCCCTATTCTCCAGGAAACCCACAGGACCGGTCAAGGTCACCAGGATCGGAATGCACTGGGACACCGAGGACCCGTTCATCTTCGCCTCGCACCACGAGGACGACTACCCCGCAGGCAACAGGCAGCAGGCCCCTCCCCTGCAGGAGATCGGCGGCAGGGACCTGGGCAGGGACTACGAGAAGAGACTCGGGTACAGGATGTACCACGGTAAGGTCGTGCCCGGGTTCCCCATGCACGCGCACTGGGGGTACGAGACCATCACCCTGGCGGAGGTGGGATACGTCGACCACTTCGACAACATGGGGATCGAGGGCAGGTTCGGATTCGGGGACGTGCAGTGGGTCTGCGCCTCGTCCAGATACAGCCACTGCGAGATGTACCCCCTGGCGGACCAGGAGAACAGGAACCCCAACGACATCACGCAGATAATGCTGAACCTTCCCAACGAAATGAAGAACGGGGAGAACTCCGTGAGGACCGTGTGGGCCTCTGATGTGAAGAAGGCATCCGGCGACGGATGGACCGCCAAGGTCATCTGCGGCAGCTTCGGAGGGGTCTCCGCCACATCGCCGGGCTCACTGTCCTGGTCCCACGGAGATAACGGCGTGAGGATAATCAGGTTCTCGATGGATCCAGGCTCCGAACTCGTAATCGACCCGTCCCTCGACAGCACCGCCAGGAACCTGTACTTCGTGTCCGGAAAGGACGCCGTCATCATGGGCGTTCCCGTGGAGGCGGGGAACAGGGTGAAGATCCTGGAGAACACAGATGTCACCGTAATGAACGGGGACGAGCCGTCTGTCCTCTGGCTTCTGGAGGGACGTCCTATCGGACAGAAGATGGCCTCGTTCGGACCCGTATATCTGCCTACGCTGAAGGATGTCCGTGCGGGACTTGATGAGATCAGGTTGAACGAGTACCACGAGTGGCCCTGGGGAGTCATCGACCGTGCTCAGCCCGTCGGCACCGGCAGGTTCATAAGATATCCTGAGGGGACAGAGTCCAGGCCTCCGGAGTGA
- the cbiC gene encoding precorrin-8X methylmutase (catalyzes the interconversion of precorrin-8X and cobyrinic acid) has translation MEMTLEFVKPEDIEKRSMQIITSELNGRTWPEPQFSIVKRCIHTSADFDYADNLTFSEDAANIGVQAIRNGADIVTDTKMAAAGINKKKLAAFGGKVHCFISDDDVVAEAKERGCTRATVCMERGAEIAREKPVIFAIGNAPTALVRLCELIDAGEVRPALIIGAPVGFVNVVESKEMVMERDVPFIVPKGRKGGSNIAATICNSMIYYKG, from the coding sequence ATTGAGATGACATTGGAATTCGTCAAACCCGAGGACATCGAGAAGCGCAGCATGCAGATCATAACCTCGGAGCTCAACGGCAGGACCTGGCCCGAGCCGCAGTTCTCCATCGTCAAGAGGTGCATCCACACCTCGGCGGACTTCGACTACGCCGACAACCTGACGTTCTCCGAGGACGCGGCCAACATCGGCGTCCAGGCCATCAGGAACGGGGCGGACATCGTCACCGACACCAAGATGGCCGCAGCGGGGATCAACAAGAAGAAGCTCGCGGCGTTCGGCGGGAAGGTGCACTGCTTCATCAGCGACGACGACGTCGTGGCAGAGGCCAAGGAGCGCGGATGCACCCGTGCCACCGTGTGCATGGAGCGCGGGGCCGAGATCGCCAGGGAGAAGCCCGTCATCTTCGCCATCGGGAACGCCCCCACGGCTCTGGTCAGGCTTTGCGAGCTCATCGATGCTGGCGAGGTGAGGCCCGCCCTCATCATAGGCGCGCCCGTCGGATTCGTCAACGTGGTGGAGTCGAAGGAGATGGTGATGGAACGTGACGTACCCTTCATCGTGCCCAAGGGCAGGAAGGGGGGCTCCAACATCGCGGCCACCATCTGCAACTCCATGATTTACTACAAGGGCTGA
- a CDS encoding pseudouridine synthase has translation MPEGTRLNKYISEAGVASRRAADRLVEEGRVTINGRVAVLGDRVSEGDVVAVDGKPVGTRKGDVILAFNKPRGLTCTSNPDDPDNIIDFIGYPERIYSVGRLDKDSEGLLIMTNNGELANSIMRSRAEHEKEYVVKVDRRVTDEFVSGMSNGVPILDRVTKKCLVERTGDREFRIVLKQGLNRQIRRMCGHFGYTVLELKRVRVMNIELGDLPTGKYRDLTEGERDELFRELGL, from the coding sequence ATGCCAGAGGGTACCCGTCTCAACAAGTACATCAGCGAGGCCGGCGTGGCTTCCCGCCGTGCGGCCGACAGGCTGGTGGAGGAGGGGAGGGTGACCATCAACGGCAGGGTCGCGGTCCTCGGGGACAGGGTCTCGGAGGGGGATGTCGTGGCCGTGGACGGGAAGCCGGTCGGAACCAGGAAGGGGGACGTCATCCTGGCCTTCAACAAGCCAAGGGGGCTCACCTGCACCTCGAACCCGGACGATCCCGACAACATAATCGATTTCATAGGGTATCCCGAACGCATCTACTCCGTCGGACGTCTGGACAAGGACTCCGAGGGTCTGCTGATCATGACCAACAACGGCGAGCTCGCCAACAGTATCATGAGGTCGAGGGCCGAACACGAGAAGGAGTACGTCGTCAAGGTGGACCGCAGGGTCACCGACGAGTTCGTTAGCGGGATGTCCAACGGAGTGCCCATCCTGGACAGGGTCACCAAGAAATGCCTCGTCGAGAGGACCGGTGACAGGGAGTTCAGGATCGTCCTGAAGCAGGGTCTCAACCGCCAGATAAGGAGGATGTGCGGGCATTTCGGATACACCGTCCTGGAGCTGAAGAGGGTGAGGGTCATGAACATCGAGCTCGGCGACCTGCCGACAGGGAAGTACAGGGACCTGACCGAAGGCGAGAGGGACGAACTATTCAGGGAGCTGGGTCTTTGA
- a CDS encoding alpha/beta fold hydrolase, whose protein sequence is MVPENFKMASSRGDEELNCYRWMPAGEPVAALQIVHGMTEHILRYSDFAGFLTERGFAVYGHDHLGHGGTSEEKGFIAEEHGDDMLVSDMARVNARMMDDLPGIPHFVMGHSMGSFVTRRFLTVHGDDVDAAVIMGTGQQAGYQVSLALTMAKLLCMVKGNHHKSQMLNDLVFGNYSKRFDAPDLPNRWLAANPEALKAYDADPDCGFQFTDAAYRDLFTMIRRIEKKEGFDRIPRNLPVLFVSGADDPVGDFGKGVEKAADGLRGIGLSPEVKLYPGMRHEILNEADHAQVYDDIAAWLERRIG, encoded by the coding sequence ATGGTTCCCGAGAACTTCAAGATGGCCTCCTCCCGCGGGGACGAGGAGCTCAACTGCTACAGGTGGATGCCCGCCGGCGAGCCCGTGGCTGCGCTGCAGATCGTCCATGGCATGACGGAGCACATACTCAGGTACTCCGACTTCGCGGGGTTCCTGACGGAAAGGGGTTTCGCGGTCTACGGCCACGACCACCTCGGTCACGGAGGCACATCGGAGGAGAAGGGGTTCATCGCCGAGGAGCATGGGGACGACATGCTGGTGTCGGACATGGCCAGGGTCAACGCCAGGATGATGGACGACCTGCCCGGGATCCCGCACTTCGTCATGGGGCACAGCATGGGCTCATTCGTGACTCGCAGGTTCCTCACCGTACATGGGGATGATGTGGACGCCGCCGTCATAATGGGAACCGGGCAGCAGGCGGGGTACCAGGTCTCGCTGGCCCTCACGATGGCCAAGCTGCTCTGCATGGTGAAGGGCAACCACCACAAGAGCCAGATGCTCAACGACCTCGTGTTCGGGAACTACAGCAAGAGGTTCGACGCCCCGGACCTCCCCAACAGGTGGCTGGCCGCCAACCCCGAGGCCCTGAAGGCGTACGATGCCGACCCAGACTGCGGCTTCCAGTTCACCGACGCCGCCTACCGCGACCTGTTCACGATGATCCGCAGGATCGAGAAGAAGGAGGGGTTCGACCGCATACCCAGGAACCTCCCGGTTCTCTTCGTCTCCGGAGCTGACGACCCGGTCGGCGACTTCGGAAAGGGTGTCGAGAAGGCGGCCGACGGCCTCAGAGGAATCGGGCTGTCCCCGGAAGTGAAGTTGTACCCCGGCATGAGACACGAGATCCTGAACGAGGCCGACCACGCCCAGGTCTACGATGACATCGCGGCATGGCTGGAGCGGAGAATCGGATGA
- a CDS encoding energy-coupling factor ABC transporter permease, whose amino-acid sequence MHIMEGYLDPIWCAVWFILAIPFIVFGARAIVKLMREHPEQKMTVALAGAFIFLLSSLKLPSATGSSSHPTGTGLSAVLYGVSATSFLALIVLIFQAILLAHGGLTTLGANVFSMGIFGPFCGVIIWNVMRKAGASIPVSMLGAAIIADLLTYVCTAVQMSLNWGGFSEFMTTFAITQIPLSIIEGILFYMFATYLLNNKPEVFETAGGIIFPRKEAVAVNESGSKKSKTIYVAGFIVIAIAVIAILAYGNANGFGFGGADDAAGGIVGDDYVPWWSGIWGSYELPGETESMLFALQAAIGAIIIGFFIGRYTKNKSEREQREVGGNGGSKKVQTSAEPVSEPAPAQTEKYYYR is encoded by the coding sequence ATGCACATAATGGAAGGATACCTAGATCCTATTTGGTGCGCCGTCTGGTTCATTCTCGCAATCCCCTTCATCGTGTTCGGTGCGAGGGCGATAGTGAAGCTGATGCGCGAGCACCCCGAGCAGAAGATGACCGTCGCACTCGCCGGTGCGTTCATCTTCCTGCTCTCGTCACTCAAACTGCCGTCCGCCACAGGCTCGAGCTCACATCCCACGGGAACCGGCCTCTCCGCCGTCCTGTACGGAGTCAGCGCGACTTCGTTCCTGGCCCTGATCGTTCTGATCTTCCAGGCCATCCTGCTCGCCCATGGCGGCCTGACCACCCTGGGGGCCAACGTGTTCTCCATGGGTATATTCGGACCGTTCTGCGGAGTCATCATCTGGAACGTCATGAGGAAGGCTGGCGCCAGCATCCCCGTCAGCATGCTGGGCGCCGCGATCATCGCGGACCTGCTCACATACGTGTGCACAGCAGTCCAGATGTCCCTGAACTGGGGAGGATTCTCCGAGTTCATGACGACATTCGCCATCACACAGATCCCCCTCTCCATCATCGAGGGAATCCTGTTCTACATGTTCGCCACGTACCTGCTGAACAACAAGCCCGAGGTCTTCGAGACCGCTGGCGGAATCATATTCCCCAGGAAGGAGGCCGTCGCCGTCAACGAGTCCGGCTCCAAGAAGTCCAAGACAATCTACGTCGCCGGCTTCATCGTGATCGCCATCGCCGTCATCGCCATCCTTGCATACGGCAACGCCAACGGATTCGGGTTCGGTGGCGCGGACGACGCCGCCGGAGGCATCGTCGGTGACGACTACGTGCCCTGGTGGTCCGGAATCTGGGGCAGCTACGAGCTTCCCGGAGAGACCGAGAGCATGCTGTTCGCCCTCCAGGCCGCGATCGGCGCGATCATCATCGGCTTCTTCATCGGAAGGTACACCAAGAACAAGAGCGAGAGGGAGCAGAGGGAGGTCGGCGGCAACGGCGGATCCAAGAAGGTCCAGACCAGCGCCGAGCCCGTCTCCGAGCCCGCCCCCGCTCAGACGGAGAAGTACTACTACAGGTGA
- a CDS encoding ATP-binding cassette domain-containing protein yields the protein MDFKYILEARDVTYVYGSRNGGNASLKNVSLGIREGVRTVILGANGAGKSTLFYHFNGVFKPTEGELFYRGIPMSYQKEHLFELREDVAVVVQNPDEQIFSSTVEEDVAFGPMNLNLHPDIVEARIRDSLFKVGMEDYRYRPTTQLSFGQKKRVAIAGALAMEPKVLILDEPTAGLDPQMSQEVMELVDQMCLAGTTVIISTHDVDLAYAWAEEIHVLRHGTLVYSGEPEQFFNDRDSVALAGLTLPHTFSVNRSLEAIRGQPEAPYPRTNSQLLAKLSPPEAVFGSLRVKSSPESGDLDREDEGLRVGVYGFRTRKAFKERGLRADIYFNAVEGCCLSAMQGNDTVLYCDPELVDVVRRRVSELSRFGRAPEVVR from the coding sequence ATGGATTTCAAGTACATTCTAGAGGCGAGGGACGTCACCTACGTCTACGGTTCGAGGAACGGGGGCAACGCCTCCCTGAAAAACGTCTCCCTCGGGATCCGTGAAGGGGTCAGGACCGTCATCCTCGGCGCCAACGGCGCAGGCAAGTCCACCCTTTTCTACCACTTCAACGGCGTCTTCAAGCCGACGGAGGGGGAGCTGTTCTACAGGGGCATACCCATGAGCTACCAGAAGGAGCACCTCTTCGAGCTCAGGGAGGACGTCGCCGTCGTGGTCCAGAACCCCGACGAGCAGATCTTCTCATCCACCGTGGAGGAGGATGTGGCCTTCGGGCCCATGAACCTGAACCTCCATCCGGACATCGTCGAGGCGAGGATCAGGGACAGCCTGTTCAAGGTCGGCATGGAGGACTACAGGTACCGTCCGACCACGCAGCTGTCCTTCGGTCAGAAGAAGAGGGTCGCCATCGCCGGCGCGCTGGCCATGGAGCCCAAGGTGCTGATCCTCGACGAGCCCACAGCCGGGCTCGACCCTCAGATGTCCCAGGAGGTCATGGAGCTCGTGGACCAGATGTGCCTCGCCGGGACAACGGTCATAATCTCGACGCACGACGTGGACCTCGCCTACGCATGGGCGGAGGAGATCCACGTCCTGCGCCACGGGACCCTGGTCTACTCCGGGGAGCCCGAGCAGTTCTTCAACGACAGGGACTCCGTGGCCCTCGCCGGCCTCACCCTTCCGCACACGTTCTCGGTGAACCGCTCGCTGGAGGCCATCCGCGGGCAGCCGGAGGCGCCGTACCCCAGGACCAACAGCCAGCTCCTGGCGAAGCTCTCCCCGCCGGAGGCGGTGTTCGGCAGCCTCCGCGTCAAGTCCTCTCCGGAGTCGGGGGACCTGGACAGGGAGGACGAGGGTCTGCGCGTGGGAGTCTACGGTTTCAGGACCAGGAAGGCGTTCAAGGAGAGGGGCCTCAGGGCCGACATATACTTCAACGCCGTGGAGGGGTGCTGCCTCAGCGCCATGCAGGGCAACGACACCGTGCTCTACTGCGATCCGGAACTGGTGGACGTCGTCAGGCGCAGGGTGTCCGAGCTCTCCAGGTTCGGACGCGCGCCGGAGGTGGTCCGATGA
- a CDS encoding GNAT family N-acetyltransferase, translating to MTEYRMLRASDIPEAVVISKLQLGVDYLDDGDFEDAMSDPGQFCVVAEEDGRVAGFSICQVFGPELEGEKLMLPDCPERDMVMSTPLTGLLDSVAVSADFKGKGIGTELGRRCVDEMKARGCGIVCAMAWKNILGVTNIAKVLERLGLKETVAIQGYWNQMVDSPEGHDCPICGAPCRCWGVFWYRRI from the coding sequence TTGACGGAATACAGGATGCTGAGGGCCTCCGACATACCGGAGGCTGTGGTGATCTCCAAGCTTCAGCTTGGTGTCGACTATCTCGACGATGGAGATTTCGAGGATGCGATGTCCGACCCTGGACAGTTCTGCGTCGTCGCAGAGGAGGACGGCAGGGTCGCCGGATTCTCCATCTGCCAGGTGTTCGGGCCGGAGCTGGAGGGGGAGAAGCTCATGCTTCCGGACTGCCCGGAGAGGGACATGGTCATGTCCACGCCGCTGACGGGCCTGCTGGACTCCGTCGCGGTGTCCGCCGACTTCAAGGGCAAGGGCATCGGGACGGAGCTGGGCCGCAGGTGCGTAGACGAGATGAAGGCCCGCGGATGCGGTATCGTGTGCGCCATGGCATGGAAGAACATCCTCGGCGTGACCAACATCGCCAAGGTCCTCGAGAGGCTGGGCCTCAAGGAGACGGTGGCGATTCAGGGATACTGGAACCAGATGGTCGACTCCCCGGAGGGGCACGACTGCCCCATCTGCGGTGCACCGTGCAGATGCTGGGGCGTCTTCTGGTACAGGCGCATCTGA
- a CDS encoding ATP-binding cassette domain-containing protein, which yields MTSENIIETVGLCYRYAGNDRDSLSEVSVRIRKGVKTVILGANGAGKSTLFYHFNGVFEPAGGKVMFEGEPFSYRRKALRKLRSRVSVVLQNPDDQIFGQTVEEDVTYGPSNLGLPPEEVSRRVDRALRLVGLDDLRDRNTMKLSYGQRKRLALAGALAMDPEVLVMDEPTAGLDPQMALELMELAEQLHHAGTTVVISTHDVDLAYAWADEIHVLRMGHLIYSGPSEEFYSDPVQVYMTGVVQPSMFLINKSLCDMRGVEEAPYPRTETQLVSKMASGPKGRFVIVPVSDRLEPPMVDHAVEMLGGTEIRLGLYGCMVRSLLPESGVPVDYVFDGFESCMSECLMGRDVILLCDEDCVDLIEAKISRLEEFGTKVQKLVQMRG from the coding sequence ATGACATCCGAGAACATCATAGAGACGGTAGGCCTCTGCTACCGCTACGCCGGAAACGACCGCGACTCCCTGAGCGAGGTCAGCGTCAGGATCAGGAAGGGCGTGAAGACGGTGATCCTCGGTGCCAACGGTGCCGGGAAGTCTACGCTATTCTATCACTTCAACGGGGTCTTCGAGCCCGCGGGAGGGAAGGTCATGTTCGAGGGGGAGCCGTTCTCCTACCGGAGGAAGGCGCTCAGGAAGCTGAGGTCCAGGGTCAGCGTGGTTCTCCAGAACCCGGATGACCAGATCTTCGGACAGACGGTCGAGGAGGATGTCACGTACGGTCCATCCAACCTCGGTCTTCCGCCGGAGGAGGTGTCACGCAGGGTCGACAGGGCGCTCCGCCTCGTGGGACTGGACGATCTCAGGGACAGGAACACGATGAAGCTGTCCTACGGCCAGAGGAAGAGGCTGGCCCTCGCCGGAGCACTGGCCATGGACCCGGAGGTCCTGGTGATGGACGAGCCCACAGCCGGACTCGACCCGCAGATGGCCCTCGAGCTCATGGAGCTCGCCGAGCAGCTGCATCACGCCGGGACGACGGTGGTCATCTCCACGCACGACGTGGACCTGGCCTACGCCTGGGCCGACGAGATCCACGTACTCAGGATGGGTCATCTCATATACTCCGGACCGTCGGAGGAGTTCTACTCGGATCCCGTCCAGGTGTACATGACCGGAGTGGTGCAGCCGTCGATGTTCCTGATCAACAAGAGCCTGTGCGACATGCGCGGTGTGGAGGAGGCGCCTTATCCGAGGACCGAGACGCAGCTGGTCTCCAAGATGGCCTCCGGTCCCAAGGGGAGGTTCGTCATCGTGCCGGTGTCCGACCGTCTGGAGCCCCCGATGGTCGACCATGCGGTGGAGATGCTAGGCGGCACGGAGATCCGCCTGGGGCTATACGGGTGCATGGTCCGCTCGCTCCTGCCAGAGAGCGGCGTCCCTGTGGACTACGTCTTCGACGGGTTCGAGTCCTGCATGTCCGAGTGCCTGATGGGCAGGGATGTCATCCTGCTTTGCGATGAGGACTGTGTGGACCTGATAGAGGCGAAGATCTCGAGGCTGGAGGAGTTCGGGACCAAGGTTCAGAAACTTGTCCAGATGCGCGGTTGA
- the cobM gene encoding precorrin-4 C(11)-methyltransferase, with the protein MISFIGAGPGDPELLTLKGKRLIDGADVIIYAGSLVNPEVLSGHKDGAKIYNSALMDLDEVIEVMEKAEKEGKKCVRVHTGDPAIYGAHREQMDRLDELGIEYEVIPGVSSFLGTAAVLNREYTMPGKSQTVILTRMEGRTPMPPGEKLPDLARHHASMVIFLSIGFMDEMVRQLEEGGYEPTTPVAVVYKATWPDQKIVTGTLQDIAQKVKDAGIKKTALTVIGDFLGDEYELSKLYDKHFTTEFRKGVE; encoded by the coding sequence ATGATTTCATTCATTGGTGCGGGTCCCGGTGACCCCGAGCTGCTGACACTGAAGGGCAAGAGGCTCATCGACGGGGCCGACGTGATCATCTACGCAGGTTCCCTGGTGAACCCGGAGGTGCTGTCCGGTCACAAGGACGGGGCGAAGATCTACAACAGCGCCCTCATGGACCTGGACGAGGTCATCGAGGTCATGGAGAAAGCCGAGAAGGAGGGCAAGAAATGCGTCCGCGTGCACACCGGCGATCCGGCGATATACGGCGCCCACAGGGAGCAGATGGACAGGCTGGACGAGCTCGGCATCGAGTACGAGGTCATCCCCGGCGTGTCCTCCTTCCTGGGCACGGCCGCAGTGCTCAACAGGGAGTACACCATGCCCGGCAAGAGCCAGACCGTCATCCTGACCAGGATGGAGGGCAGGACCCCTATGCCGCCCGGAGAGAAGCTCCCCGATCTGGCGAGGCACCACGCCTCGATGGTCATCTTCCTCTCCATCGGTTTCATGGACGAGATGGTCAGGCAGCTCGAGGAGGGGGGCTACGAGCCCACAACCCCCGTTGCCGTCGTGTACAAGGCGACATGGCCCGACCAGAAGATCGTCACAGGCACGCTCCAGGACATCGCCCAGAAGGTGAAGGACGCGGGCATCAAGAAGACTGCCCTCACCGTGATCGGGGACTTCCTCGGCGACGAGTACGAGCTCTCCAAGCTCTACGACAAGCACTTCACAACCGAGTTCCGCAAGGGGGTGGAGTGA
- the cobJ gene encoding precorrin-3B C(17)-methyltransferase has product MPKGSLHVVGFGPGGHEHMTFKAAQVIQDADVVTGYTTYVNMLKPIFPDKEYKATGMMKEVERCRMAIEDATSGKDVAIVSSGDSGIYGMAGIVYQLADEMGADITIDTVPGMTAASTAASVLGAPLMHDIAIISLSDLMTPIDLIMKRVECAGEGDFVVCLYNPKSKTRTEYLNDARNILLKHRSAETPVGIVRNAGREDESKQVTTLGDLDKADVDMFSIVIIGNSQTYVSNGRMITPRGYRIGSD; this is encoded by the coding sequence TTGCCGAAGGGAAGTCTCCATGTGGTCGGCTTCGGGCCCGGCGGACACGAGCACATGACGTTTAAGGCCGCACAGGTCATACAGGACGCCGACGTCGTCACCGGCTACACTACCTACGTCAACATGCTGAAGCCCATTTTCCCGGACAAGGAGTACAAGGCGACCGGCATGATGAAGGAGGTCGAGAGGTGCAGGATGGCCATCGAGGACGCCACGTCCGGAAAGGATGTGGCCATCGTGTCCAGCGGCGATTCTGGCATCTACGGGATGGCAGGCATTGTGTACCAGCTGGCGGACGAGATGGGCGCCGACATAACCATAGACACCGTGCCCGGGATGACGGCCGCATCCACGGCCGCCTCGGTCCTGGGAGCCCCCCTGATGCACGACATAGCCATCATCAGCCTCTCCGACCTCATGACGCCCATCGACCTGATCATGAAGAGGGTCGAGTGCGCCGGAGAGGGCGACTTTGTCGTGTGTCTTTACAACCCCAAGAGCAAGACGAGGACAGAGTACCTCAACGATGCAAGAAACATACTTCTAAAACACCGCTCTGCGGAGACCCCGGTCGGAATCGTGAGGAACGCCGGCAGGGAGGACGAGAGCAAGCAGGTGACCACATTAGGTGACCTGGACAAGGCGGATGTGGACATGTTCTCCATTGTAATCATAGGGAACTCCCAGACGTACGTGTCGAACGGCAGGATGATCACACCCAGAGGATACAGAATCGGAAGTGATTGA
- a CDS encoding methyltransferase domain-containing protein, protein MDAPRTNPDLYAWETNAEYWDDYMGDESNVYHRELVRLAVTELLDPSPSERILDIACGNGNYSAFLADMGAAVTAVDFSPRMVSLAGSRRNVNGRRIDFRVADACDEDDLMSLSVPGGYDGAVCNMAVMDMNDLDVLMRCVHRLLADGGAFVFSTQHPCFVTLTERYLTGHSYEGDALPGQPVRQNYHHRSLQDLLIPCFRAGFSVDGLRETGLPGRETPEILIVRLRKA, encoded by the coding sequence ATGGACGCACCGAGGACCAACCCCGACCTGTACGCCTGGGAGACGAACGCCGAGTACTGGGACGACTACATGGGGGACGAATCCAACGTCTACCACCGCGAACTGGTGAGGCTGGCCGTCACCGAGCTGCTCGACCCCTCGCCCAGCGAGAGGATCCTGGACATCGCCTGCGGCAACGGGAACTACTCGGCGTTCCTGGCGGACATGGGGGCGGCCGTCACGGCCGTGGACTTCAGCCCGAGGATGGTCTCGTTGGCCGGATCACGCAGGAACGTGAACGGGAGGAGGATAGACTTCCGCGTCGCGGACGCCTGCGACGAGGATGACCTCATGTCCCTGTCCGTTCCGGGCGGGTACGACGGCGCCGTCTGCAACATGGCCGTCATGGACATGAACGATTTGGACGTGTTGATGCGCTGCGTCCACCGCCTCCTGGCCGACGGCGGAGCGTTCGTGTTCTCCACCCAGCACCCGTGCTTCGTCACCCTCACCGAGAGGTACCTCACCGGCCACTCCTACGAGGGCGACGCCCTCCCGGGACAGCCTGTGAGACAGAACTACCACCACCGCTCACTCCAGGACCTTCTCATACCATGCTTCCGCGCCGGGTTCTCCGTGGACGGGCTCCGCGAGACCGGTCTGCCGGGCAGAGAGACGCCGGAGATTCTGATAGTCCGCCTCAGGAAGGCGTAA